Part of the Methylorubrum populi genome is shown below.
AGAGGCCCGGCTGCCGGTCGTTGGATTCAGCTACGCGGCCGCGCCGAGCGCGAGAGACCCTGGATCATCAACGGCGTCAGCTTCGACATCACCGAGGAGAAGACAGCGGCCACGCGCCAGGAAGTGCTGGTCAATGAGCTGCAGCATCGGGCGCGTAACCTGCTGGGCGTGATCACGGCCGTAGCGGATCGGACGGTGAAGCGGGGCGGTTCGGTTGAGGCGTTTGAAGAACGGCTCAAGGCGCTCAGCCGAGCGCAGGGCCTGCTCAGCAAAGGCGGCAGCGACACCGTCGAGGTCGGAGCGCTGCTGCGGGCCGAACTAGCCGCATACGAGGACGAGGCGGGAGGCCGTGTGACCGTTGTGGGGCCGGAGGTTCTGCTCAGGGCGCCACAGGTGCAGAACTTCGCGCTGGCGGTGCATGAACTGACCACGAACGCCGTGAAGTACGGGGCACTGAAGGTCGAGACCGGCCGGCTCGCCGCGTCTTGGGAGATCGTTCTGGACAAGCGCGGCCGCTACCGGCTGGCACTGAGCTGGATCGAGAGCGGGGTCGCCATCGAGCCAGAGAATGTCACGCGCCGTGGCTTCGGCACCGAGTTAATCCAGGAAGCGCTTGCATATGCCTTGGAGGCGGAGGTCGATTACGTCATGGGCGCCGACGGCGTGCGCTGCCGGATCGAGATGCCCCTCTCCTAACCTGCGTAATCGCGAACCTGTATGAAGCGATTACCCTGATGGGCTCCGCTGTGTCACAAAGTGCGCCCATGTCGAAAACCGCGCAGCCACTCAACGGACGACGCATCCTCGTTGTCGAGGACGAGTACATCATCGCCATCCAGATGAAGCGCTGGCTGCAGGACGCCGGAGCCGAAGTGATCGGGCCGGTGCCGAGCGTCGAGCGGGCGCTGGATCTCATTGAGGATGGCGGCATCGATGCGGCTGTGCTCGACCTCAACCTCGGCGGGAGAAGAACGGCGCTCCCGATTGCTGACCGTCTCGGCATGCTCGGCGTGCCGCATCTGTTCGCGACCGGGGACGTTCGAATGCCGCATGCCGCCGGCTACGATGACCGACCGCGTCTGGAAAAGCCGTTCGTGGAGACAGAGCTGGTGCGAGCGATCTTGAAGCTCAGCGCCTCTCCTCAGCCTGTTCCGTGACATTCAAGCGGCGAAGGTCCGCTTCTGCGGCCGATGTGGTCCATTGAAACCGCCTGCCCGAATGCCGGTTACCCACCCCATCCGGTCCTTCAGCGTCAGTGCCTCGGATGTCCGCAACGGGAGCGGAAGCACCCACTCAATCAGCATGCCGGGGACGTCAGGACCCCGGAGAGCCCCTCCAAGCCTCGACCGCCTGCCCCCCGAAGATGGTCGGCATCGGCAGGTCGAAGATGAAGTAGGGGTTGAGGCTTGGTGGTCGCCCCACCGCGTCTAGGCGGCCCTGCTGCTCGGGGGACAGCGTGACGTCGAGCGCGGCGATGTTCTGAACGAGCTGCTCCGGGCGGCTCGCGCCCACGAGCACCGAAGAGACCCCCGGCCGACGCGCGACCCAGGCGAGCGCCACCTGTGCCATCGGGCGGCCGGTCTCTTCCGCCACGGCCCGCAGCACGTCCACCACCGCGAAGTTGGCCTCCGTGAACAGCATGCCGCCGAACGGGTTGTCGCCGTTCAGCCGCCCGTCGCTGCCGCCGGCAGCCGTGTCGCCCGCGCGGTCCGGGAGCGACCCCGCCGGGCCGGCCTCAGTGAGCTTGTCGCGCCCGTACTTGCCCGTCAGCAGGCCCGCCGCCAGGGGGCTCCACGGAACCAATCCCATGCCGAGCGCCCGGCCGGCGGGCAGAACGTCGAGTTCCACCCCGCGGTCGACCAGCGAGTAAGCGTATTGTAGGCCGACCGGCTCCGGCAGGCCGTGGGCGCGCGCCAGGGTGGCGATCTGCGCCGCGTACCACGCCGGCGCGTTCGAGAAGCCGTAGTAAAGGATGTCCCCGCGCGTGACGGCATCGGTCAGGGCGCGCAGCACCTCCTCGGGTGGCGTGGTCCGGTCCCAGACATGCGTCCAGTAGAGGTCGATCCAGCCGGTCTTGAGGCGGCGCAGCGAGCCTTCCAGGCCTGCGCGGATGTTGCGGGCGCTGTTGCCGCCGGCGAGTGGCGTGCCCTGCTCGCGCGAGAAGCCGGACTTCGTCGCGATGACGAGGCGGTGGCGCAGCCCGCGCTCCGCGATCAGGTCGCTGAGCATCGTCTCGCTCATGCCACCCGAATAGACGTCCGCCGTGTCGATGAAGTTGCCGCCCGCCTCGACGTAGCGGTCGAGGATCGCGCCCGCGGCCGCAGCGTCGCAGCCCCAGCGGCCCGCGCCGAAGGTCATGGTGCCGAGGGCAAGCGGACTCACCGCCAAGCCCGAGCGTCCCAGCGTCCGATACTGCGTCAGGTCCATCGTCGCTCCTCTCTGTTGAAGGGCGAGAGGTAATCCGCGACCGACGACGTGATTAGCGGCTATGGTCGGCAAGGGCTTATGAGCACGGCTCAGGAATGCGACGCGGCACCCTCGACGATCTGGCGGCCTTCGCGGCGGTGGCCCGCCATCGCAGCTTCACCCGGGCCGCGGCCGAGATGGGGCTGTCGGCCTCCGCCCTCAGCCACACGATGCGGGCGCTGGAGGAGCGGCACGGCGTGCGGCTCCTCGCGCGCACCACGCGCAGCGTCGCCCCGACCCCCGCCGGCGAGCGGCTGCTCCGCTCCGTCGCCCCCGCCCTCGACGAGGTCGCCCGGGGCCTCGACGCGCTGGCCGACTGGCGGGGCGAGCCGTCGGGCAGCCTGCGCCTAACGACGTTCCCCTACGCCGCCAGGACCATCCTCGAACCGAGGCTGCCCCGCTTTCTCATCGACCATCCGGCCGTCTCGGTGGAGGTGATCGTCGACGACCGGCTGACCGACATCGTGGCGGCGGGGTTCGACGCCGGCATCCGGTTCGGCGAGACGGTCGAGCGGGACATGGTCGCGGTGCGCGTCGGGCCCGACCTGCGCACGGTGGTGGTCGGGACCCCGGACTACTTCGCGCGCCACCCGCGACCGGACACGCCGGCCGACCTGGAGGCGCATCGCTGTGTGAACTACCGCTTGGTCGGCGGAGGGAGCCTGCTGCCCTGGGAGTTCGCCCGCGATGGCCGGGAGGTTCGGGTCCGCGCGGGCGGGCAGTTGATCGCGAACGACGGGAACCTGGCGGCGGCCGCCGTCAGGGCCGGGGCCGGGCTCGGCTACATGCTGGAGGACGAGGTCGCCGACGACATCGCGGCCGGCCGGCTGGTTCAGGTGCTCGCCTCATGGTGCCCGCCGTTCCCTGGCTGCCACCTCTACTACCCGGACCGGCAAGTCAGCCCGGCGATGCGAAGCCTGATCGAGGCACTTCGCTGGCGAGGCGGGGCGACCCGGTAAGGCCGCCCCGCCTCGCGGGCACGCAGGCGCCGCGCCAGTCGCGGGCGACTTCCGCCGCGAGATCGCGGTATGCCTCAGCGATGGCGGTACACGCGCGATAGAAGCTCGTGGGTGTCCGAAGCAGCTTCACGCGATGGAACGACCGAATGAACTTGTCTGACTTGAATCGGTCGTGCGGGCACTAGGAACCTCGCACGTCCTTCGGATGAGCCCTACGGGGTCGCTGCTGTGCCCGTACCTGCTGGATTTGTGACTTCCTCACTCGGCGGGTTTAGCAGTACCCAGAGGCGCGCGATTCTGCTGCCGACGACTTCGGCGACGTCTGTTCCGGTAACCGCGACCGGGCCGCCCTCCGGCCCGGCCTGCCACCGCAGCGAACCCAGGCCGTGGTGTCCGACGGCCATGCCGACTGGGCTGAACCGGAAGGCCGGCCCGAACTGCTCCAAGAGCTTGCCGGCGACCGCCGAGATGGCATCGCGTCCGCGTATGACATTGGTCGGCTCGTACATGACCGGTTCGTCCACGAAGAGGTCCGCCAAGGCCGCGGCGCGTTTGCCGGCGTCTCGCTCATTGAATACGCGCTCCAGGTTGGCGCGCAGAAGCCGGTCGTAGTCCGGCTCCGCCGCAGGCGGGGTCTCGGTGTCAGGCATCGGTGTTCTCCTTCGCATGTTGATGACGCATGGGCTGAATGGTGTCGGCCAGGGCTTTGGTCCGTTCAGGCGAGATAGCCGCCGTCCGCGGTCAGCGCCGCGCCCGTGATGAAGTCGGCGTCCGGGCCGCTCAGGAACGCCGTCAGGGCCGCGATCTCGGTGTCCTGCCCTATGCGGCCGAGCGCGATCAGCGGCGTGAGCATCGCTTCCATGCCGGCCGACATC
Proteins encoded:
- a CDS encoding response regulator, giving the protein MSKTAQPLNGRRILVVEDEYIIAIQMKRWLQDAGAEVIGPVPSVERALDLIEDGGIDAAVLDLNLGGRRTALPIADRLGMLGVPHLFATGDVRMPHAAGYDDRPRLEKPFVETELVRAILKLSASPQPVP
- a CDS encoding aldo/keto reductase encodes the protein MDLTQYRTLGRSGLAVSPLALGTMTFGAGRWGCDAAAAGAILDRYVEAGGNFIDTADVYSGGMSETMLSDLIAERGLRHRLVIATKSGFSREQGTPLAGGNSARNIRAGLEGSLRRLKTGWIDLYWTHVWDRTTPPEEVLRALTDAVTRGDILYYGFSNAPAWYAAQIATLARAHGLPEPVGLQYAYSLVDRGVELDVLPAGRALGMGLVPWSPLAAGLLTGKYGRDKLTEAGPAGSLPDRAGDTAAGGSDGRLNGDNPFGGMLFTEANFAVVDVLRAVAEETGRPMAQVALAWVARRPGVSSVLVGASRPEQLVQNIAALDVTLSPEQQGRLDAVGRPPSLNPYFIFDLPMPTIFGGQAVEAWRGSPGS
- a CDS encoding LysR family transcriptional regulator, giving the protein MRRGTLDDLAAFAAVARHRSFTRAAAEMGLSASALSHTMRALEERHGVRLLARTTRSVAPTPAGERLLRSVAPALDEVARGLDALADWRGEPSGSLRLTTFPYAARTILEPRLPRFLIDHPAVSVEVIVDDRLTDIVAAGFDAGIRFGETVERDMVAVRVGPDLRTVVVGTPDYFARHPRPDTPADLEAHRCVNYRLVGGGSLLPWEFARDGREVRVRAGGQLIANDGNLAAAAVRAGAGLGYMLEDEVADDIAAGRLVQVLASWCPPFPGCHLYYPDRQVSPAMRSLIEALRWRGGATR
- a CDS encoding nuclear transport factor 2 family protein — encoded protein: MPDTETPPAAEPDYDRLLRANLERVFNERDAGKRAAALADLFVDEPVMYEPTNVIRGRDAISAVAGKLLEQFGPAFRFSPVGMAVGHHGLGSLRWQAGPEGGPVAVTGTDVAEVVGSRIARLWVLLNPPSEEVTNPAGTGTAATP